A stretch of the Capsicum annuum cultivar UCD-10X-F1 chromosome 10, UCD10Xv1.1, whole genome shotgun sequence genome encodes the following:
- the LOC107843913 gene encoding leucine-rich repeat receptor-like tyrosine-protein kinase PXC3, with protein sequence MVILRLFTALLVWLLLLRSAEALHEQAILEAIGKELAIPGWDLNSTDFCSWHSISCSSNSSMVERLNLSGFRLQGNLTLISELKALKWLDLSNNNFQGSIPSAFGNLSELQFLDLSFNMFGKTIPGELGKLKNLKALNLSNNLLAGSIPDELEGMENLHYFQVFTNKLSGFIPMWIGNLTNLRVFAAYENEFIGDIPVNLGLHSELLLLNLHSNKLEGTIPESLFAMEKLEFLILTNNKLTGLIPDSIVNCKGLSNIRIGNNKLIGGIPKAIGNISSLTYFEADNNTLSGEIVSGFAKCSNLTLLNLASNGFSGTIPPEFGELNNLQELIVPGNNLYGEIPTSVLRCKNLNKLDLSNNKFNGTIPGDICNTTKLQFLLLGQNSLRGDIPREIGYCVKLLELQMGSNYLTGSIPPEIGHMKNLQISLNLSHNHLHGQLPKDLGKLDKLVSLDVSNNQLSGNIPLELKGMMSLIEVNFSNNQFTGPIPVFAPFEKSLNSSFLGNKGLCGEPLSSDCGYGFEHNGYHHRGSYRIILAVVGTGLAIFIAVTVVVLLYMMREKQEKTTTEAGNTTDEICGKPVIIAGNVFDENLKQAIDFDAVVKAVRKDTNKISTGTFSNVYRADMPSGMILSVKSLKSMDKTIIHHQSKMIRELEKLSKLCHDNLTRPIGFAIYEEVVLLLHHYYPNGTLAQFLHESSQKPEYEPDWPTRLSIAIGVAEGLAFLHHVAIIHLDVSSGNVFLDSKFTPLVAEVEISRLLDPSRGTASISAVAGSFGYIPPEYAYTMQVTAPGNVYSYGVVLLEILTTRLPVDEAFGEGVDLVRWVHGASARGETPEQILDAKLSTVSFAWRKEMLATLKVALMCTDTIPAKRPRMKKVVEMLQEVTQS encoded by the exons ATGGTAATTTTAAGGTTGTTTACTGCTTTGTTggtttggttgttgttgttaagGTCTGCAGAGGCTCTTCATGAACAAGCCATTTTGGAAGCAATTGGCAAAGAGCTAGCAATACCTGGTTGGGATCTGAATAGCACTGATTTCTGTTCATGGCATAGCATTAGTTGCAGCTCAAACAGTTCAATGGTGGAAAGGTTGAATCTTTCGGGTTTTCGATTACAAGGTAATTTGACTCTAATATCTGAGCTCAAAGCATTGAAGTGGTTAGACCTTTCTAATAACAATTTCCAAGGTTCAATTCCATCAGCATTTGGGAATTTGTCTGAGCTTCAGTTTCTTGATTTGTCTTTTAACATGTTTGGAAAAACTATTCCTGGTGAACTAGGTAAGCTCAAGAACCTTAAAGCATTGAACCTTTCAAACAATTTGCTTGCTGGTTCAATACCTGATGAGCTTGAAGGGATGGAAAATTTGCACTATTTCCAAGTTTTTACCAATAAGCTGAGTGGTTTTATTCCAATGTGGATAGGGAATTTGACTAATCTTAGAGTGTTTGCAGCTTATGAGAATGAGTTTATTGGTGACATTCCAGTTAACTTAGGCTTACATTCTGAGCTTTTGTTATTGAATCTTCATTCAAATAAGCTTGAAGGGACAATACCTGAGAGTCTTTTTGCTATggagaagcttgaattcttgattctGACTAATAATAAGTTGACTGGCCTTATTCCTGATTCAATTGTGAATTGCAAAGGCCTTTCGAATATTAGAATTGGGAATAACAAGCTGATAGGTGGCATACCGAAAGCGATTGGGAATATAAGTAGTCTTACTTATTTTGAAGCAGATAATAACACACTGTCTGGTGAAATAGTCTCAGGATTTGCAAAATGCTCTAATCTTACTCTACTTAATTTAGCTTCAAATGGTTTTTCTGGTACTATCCCTCCCGAGTTTGGCGAGCTGAATAATCTGCAGGAGTTGATTGTTCCGGGGAATAACCTGTACGGAGAGATTCCAACTTCAGTTCTGAGGTGTAAGAATCTAAACAAGCTTGATTTGAGTAACAACAAGTTCAATGGAACCATACCGGGAGATATATGCAACACGACTAAACTACAGTTCTTGCTGTTGGGACAGAATTCGTTGAGAGGGGACATACCTCGTGAGATAGGGTACTGCGTAAAACTGCTTGAGTTGCaaatgggaagtaattatctTACTGGAAGTATCCCTCCTGAGATTGGTCATATGAAGAACTTGCAGATTTCATTGAATTTGAGTCATAATCATCTTCATGGTCAGTTGCCTAAGGATCTTGGGAAACTTGACAAGTTGGTTTCATTAGATGTATCTAATAATCAGCTGTCGGGGAATATTCCGTTGGAATTGAAAGGTATGATGAGTTTGATAGAGGTTAACTTTTCGAACAATCAATTCACAGGTCCAATACCTGTTTTTGCTCCATTTGAGAAGAGCTTAAATTCAAGCTTTCTTGGAAACAAAGGGCTTTGTGGTGAGCCTTTGAGTAGTGATTGTGGATATGGTTTTGAGCATAACGGTTATCATCATCGAGGTTCCTACCGGATCATCTTGGCTGTTGTTGGTACTGGTTTGGCAATTTTTATAGCTGTGACAGTGGTTGTTTTACTCTACATGATGAGGGAGAAACAAGAGAAAACCACCACGGAAGCTGGAAATACCACCGATGAAATTTGTGGCAAGCCAGTGATCATAGCAGGGAATGTTTTCGATGAGAATCTCAAGCAAGCAATAGATTTTGATGCAGTTGTAAAGGCAGTAAGGAAAGATACAAATAAGATTAGCACTGGCACTTTCAGCAATGTGTATAGAGCAGACATGCCTTCTGGGATGATTTTATCGGTTAAGAGTCTAAAGTCGATGGACAAGACTATAATTCATCACCAGAGCAAGATGATCAGAGAGCTTGAAAAGCTAAGTAAACTCTGTCATGATAATCTTACTAGGCCTATTGGGTTTGCAATCTACGAGGAAGTTGTTCTACTCTTACATCATTACTATCCCAATGGGACGTTGGCTCAGTTTCTTCACGAGTCTAGCCAGAAACCTGAATACGAACCTGACTGGCCAACAAGACTTTCCATTGCCATTGGAGTTGCAGAAGGATTAGCGTTCCTTCATCACGTTGCCATAATCCATCTCGATGTTTCTTCAGGGAATGTGTTTCTTGATTCTAAATTCACCCCTTTGGTTGCCGAAGTTGAAATATCCCGACTCCTTGATCCATCTAGAGGGACTGCAAGTATTAGTGCTGTTGCTGGCTCATTCGGATACATTCCCCCAG AATATGCATATACAATGCAAGTAACAGCTCCTGGAAATGTTTATAGCTATGGGGTTGTTTTGCTCGAGATCCTTACCACACGACTACCTGTTGATGAAGCTTTTGGTGAAGGAGTTGATTTGGTCAGGTGGGTTCACGGTGCATCTGCGAGAGGAGAAACACCAGAGCAGATACTCGATGCCAAACTTAGCACCGTTTCTTTTGCTTGGAGGAAAGAAATGCTTGCGACTCTAAAGGTTGCATTGATGTGCACCGACACCATTCCTGCAAAACGGCCAAGAATGAAGAAGGTGGTAGAAATGCTTCAAGAGGTTACACAAAGTTGA
- the LOC107843911 gene encoding protein WHAT'S THIS FACTOR 9, mitochondrial, with protein MTMIARRSRNSVCLLHDVLFSRQSLTCSYTQRQTYVDVYMKWKKDSFFDSIDTIHRSVQLKPLIAVKNCIVSSSPDDYCIPISAISKKGLELGVPIKVAQFLRLYPSVFEEFTGPNYNLPWFKLTQRAIELDREEREVYVNSKDDIILRLKKLILMSGREQMLPIKVIKGLQWYLGLPDELLRIPEDNLDGCFRVVELEDGLKGLAVNVDGSERFLSVMQRNAMKRGVYTGVEGEAIEFPLYPSKGLRLKRKIADWFDEFQKFPYVSPYEDYSGLDPNSDVAEKRVVGVLHELLSLFVEHAAERKKLLCLRKPLGLPQKVHKAFERHPYIFNLSLMNKTCTAILKEAYCDRGAIEEHPLAKVRKKYINLMKESEGILKRRRLNNRPIDRGNSNIKDLDCTDDEEMKSLT; from the coding sequence ATGACAATGATTGCCAGGAGAAGCAGGAACTCTGTATGTCTCTTGCATGACGTCCTCTTTTCCAGACAGTCACTTACCTGCTCATACACCCAGAGGCAGACCTATGTAGATGTGTACATGAAATGGAAAAAAGACTCTTTTTTTGACTCCATTGACACCATTCACAGATCAGTTCAACTCAAGCCGTTAATTGCTGTTAAGAACTGCATAGTCTCCTCTTCACCTGATGATTATTGCATCCCCATTTCTGCTATTTCAAAGAAAGGCTTAGAGTTGGGAGTACCCATTAAGGTTGCCCAGTTCTTAAGGTTGTACCCATCCGTTTTTGAGGAATTTACTGGCCCAAACTACAATTTGCCTTGGTTTAAGCTGACCCAGAGAGCTATTGAGCTTGATAGAGAGGAGAGAGAGGTGTATGTAAATTCTAAGGATGATATCATTTTGAGGCTGAAGAAGTTGATATTGATGAGTGGCAGGGAACAGATGCTTCCTATAAAGGTAATTAAGGGTCTACAATGGTATTTGGGTTTACCTGACGAACTCTTAAGGATACCGGAAGACAATCTTGATGGGTGTTTCAGAGTTGTAGAACTGGAAGATGGATTAAAAGGGCTGGCTGTTAATGTCGATGGAAGTGAAAGGTTTTTATCGGTGATGCAGAGGAATGCAATGAAGAGGGGAGTGTATACTGGTGTGGAGGGTGAGGCAATAGAGTTCCCGCTGTATCCATCAAAGGGATTGAGGCTTAAAAGAAAGATTGCAGACTGGTTTGATGAGTTTCAGAAGTTTCCATATGTTTCACCGTATGAGGATTATTCAGGTTTGGATCCCAACAGTGATGTAGCGGAAAAACGAGTGGTGGGTGTGCTTCATGAGTTGCTTAGTTTATTTGTTGAGCATGCTGCAGAAAGGAAGAAGCTTTTGTGTCTTAGGAAACCCTTGGGGTTGCCGCAAAAAGTTCACAAGGCATTTGAGAGGCATCCTTATATCTTTAATTTGTCATTAATGAACAAGACTTGCACTGCAATACTAAAAGAAGCTTACTGTGATAGAGGAGCTATCGAGGAACATCCGTTAGCAAAAGTTAGAAAGAAGTACATCAATTTGATGAAGGAGTCGGAGGGTATACTGAAACGTAGAAGGTTAAACAACAGGCCAATTGATCGTGGTAATTCGAATATAAAGGACTTGGATTGTACGGATGATGAGGAAATGAAATCGTTAACTTGA